A window of the Nitrospirota bacterium genome harbors these coding sequences:
- a CDS encoding GIY-YIG nuclease family protein, whose protein sequence is MAKFTDEDDALLEELGVEIEAKDTGGRTPREERIIAGFEEIQRFADEHGRTPQHGEDRDIFERLYAVRLDRLRGLTERRTLLAPMDRQGLLEGGKGAPIPAADDLDDHALLEALGVDGSMEGVTALRHVRSTAEKKAAEEIAMRKKCEDFEEFKPMFLQVKKDLDTGIRQTRPFQTMAEIKKGQFFIVGGQISYVAEVGNEFVTEYDRRDSRLRVIYDNGTESDVLLRSLQRALHRDGAGRRITDLESLPLFSSEIEEGDQTSGTIYVLRSKSDNPVVASNRDILHKIGVTGGSVERRIDNATLDPTFLMADVEIVATYKLSNINRTKLENLIQRIFDPVRLDVEIKDRFGNPVVPREWFLVPLFVIDEAVSRIKDGTITGYQYDPGTASLKRVAS, encoded by the coding sequence GTGGCTAAATTCACCGATGAAGACGATGCACTTCTTGAGGAGCTTGGTGTCGAGATTGAGGCGAAAGATACGGGTGGCCGTACGCCACGCGAGGAGCGCATCATTGCCGGTTTTGAGGAAATCCAGCGATTCGCTGACGAACACGGGCGCACGCCCCAGCACGGGGAAGATCGTGACATATTCGAGCGTCTATACGCCGTGCGCTTGGATCGCCTGCGGGGCCTGACGGAGCGCCGAACTCTCCTTGCGCCTATGGATCGCCAAGGGTTGCTAGAAGGTGGGAAAGGGGCTCCCATTCCGGCGGCTGACGACTTGGACGACCACGCGCTTCTGGAGGCCCTTGGTGTTGACGGTTCTATGGAGGGCGTCACAGCGCTTCGGCATGTGCGTTCGACCGCCGAGAAGAAAGCGGCCGAAGAAATCGCCATGCGCAAGAAATGCGAGGACTTTGAAGAATTCAAACCGATGTTTCTTCAGGTCAAAAAGGATCTCGATACCGGCATCCGGCAAACACGCCCGTTTCAAACGATGGCCGAAATCAAAAAGGGCCAGTTCTTCATCGTCGGCGGCCAGATTTCCTATGTCGCAGAAGTTGGCAATGAATTTGTAACCGAATATGACCGGCGCGACAGCCGGCTCCGCGTTATCTATGACAACGGGACGGAAAGCGATGTTCTCCTGCGTTCCCTCCAGCGCGCCCTTCATCGAGACGGTGCTGGTCGGCGTATCACCGATTTGGAGTCGCTCCCGCTTTTCTCCAGCGAAATCGAGGAAGGCGACCAGACCAGCGGCACAATCTATGTTCTACGGAGTAAGTCCGACAATCCAGTGGTCGCGTCCAACCGGGACATTCTGCACAAGATCGGTGTGACCGGTGGCAGCGTTGAACGTCGGATCGACAACGCAACGCTTGATCCCACGTTCCTCATGGCGGACGTGGAGATCGTTGCGACCTACAAACTTTCCAACATCAATCGCACCAAGCTTGAAAACCTTATCCAGCGAATATTTGATCCAGTAAGACTTGATGTCGAGATCAAGGATCGTTTCGGGAATCCGGTTGTGCCTCGCGAATGGTTCCTCGTGCCGCTATTCGTAATCGACGAGGCTGTTAGCCGAATCAAGGACGGAACGATTACAGGCTACCAATACGATCCCGGCACAGCATCGCTGAAGCGGGTGGCTAGCTAG
- a CDS encoding 2-oxoisovalerate dehydrogenase, translated as MSELIFVVEEAPEGGYIARALGESIFTEADTLAELPGKVREAVRCHFEEGQAPKVVRLHHVREEVIAV; from the coding sequence ATGAGTGAATTGATTTTTGTCGTGGAAGAGGCTCCTGAGGGCGGGTACATTGCGCGCGCACTCGGGGAGTCGATCTTCACAGAAGCGGACACGCTGGCTGAATTGCCGGGGAAAGTCCGTGAAGCGGTTCGCTGTCACTTTGAGGAGGGGCAAGCACCGAAGGTCGTCCGCCTGCACCACGTCCGCGAGGAAGTTATCGCCGTATGA
- a CDS encoding BrnT family toxin: protein MQFEWDRDKARRNLLKHRASFDEAVTVFYDPLAATIDDPDHSTGERRYLTIGYSARGRLLIVAHTDRGTAVRIISARRATAGERKRHET from the coding sequence ATGCAGTTCGAATGGGATCGTGACAAGGCACGGCGCAACCTACTGAAACACCGAGCCTCATTCGACGAAGCCGTGACCGTGTTCTATGATCCACTCGCGGCCACGATTGATGATCCGGATCATTCCACCGGTGAACGAAGATATCTCACAATCGGATACTCCGCCCGTGGACGGCTACTGATCGTCGCCCATACAGATCGAGGAACTGCTGTACGAATCATCAGTGCCCGCCGAGCGACAGCGGGAGAGAGGAAACGCCATGAAACGTAA
- a CDS encoding YkvA family protein, whose translation MKIMTPAMLLKALKMFRGFTQAAAEYLRDKERLRYLLAAAVSIAQGRGGRLLRDLQLLVRLLKASVSGAYTGLSVHKLVTIVAAILYLISPLDVIPDFIPVVGYVDDAAVIAWILKSIAEELKDFKMWEEGT comes from the coding sequence ATGAAGATCATGACTCCAGCGATGCTCCTGAAGGCGTTGAAGATGTTTAGAGGGTTCACTCAGGCGGCAGCGGAGTATCTCAGAGACAAAGAGCGGCTTCGGTATCTGTTGGCCGCGGCGGTTTCGATCGCACAAGGTCGCGGTGGAAGGCTGTTGAGAGACCTTCAATTATTGGTGCGGCTCCTGAAAGCGTCAGTGAGCGGTGCCTATACAGGCCTCTCGGTCCATAAGCTCGTGACCATCGTCGCGGCGATTCTGTATCTCATCAGCCCGCTGGATGTGATTCCGGACTTCATTCCTGTCGTCGGCTATGTGGATGATGCGGCGGTGATTGCCTGGATCCTGAAAAGCATTGCCGAAGAACTGAAGGACTTTAAGATGTGGGAAGAGGGGACTTGA
- a CDS encoding DUF2283 domain-containing protein: MKVSYDKTSDTLSMILKDNTPVAESDEDKPGVILDYDVAGNLVSIEILDASKRVTEARKVEFQTTG; encoded by the coding sequence ATGAAGGTGTCGTACGACAAAACGAGCGATACGCTGAGTATGATCCTGAAGGACAATACGCCTGTTGCGGAAAGCGACGAAGATAAGCCCGGCGTGATTCTGGATTATGATGTGGCGGGCAATCTTGTCTCCATTGAAATTCTGGATGCCTCTAAGCGAGTGACGGAGGCTCGGAAGGTCGAGTTCCAAACCACTGGATAG